A genomic region of Ehrlichia japonica contains the following coding sequences:
- the recO gene encoding DNA repair protein RecO, with amino-acid sequence MRWQDQGIVIAIRKYGDDQIIISIFTQKHGLKKGLAKYLKKTTHRLQIGDYVNVTWSSRLISNLGYFKYELIKSTLYHYIQDNLKTMCIAFLTFTLDQVLPENEENYAIYNCLDIFINSIQIKDINWQTKYLRLELTLLSELGFGLDLSRCTVNNTNENLTFISPKTGKAISKIVGLPYKKNLLPLPRLLHDVYNNCAYKFSKTEFKSSLNVLGYFFKKHFLIKQNTILIKYREEIIKLIDLQD; translated from the coding sequence GTGAGGTGGCAAGACCAAGGAATAGTAATTGCAATAAGAAAATATGGTGATGATCAAATCATAATTTCCATATTCACTCAAAAACATGGCTTAAAAAAAGGATTAGCAAAGTACCTAAAAAAAACAACTCACAGATTACAAATAGGAGATTACGTCAACGTAACATGGAGCTCAAGATTAATAAGTAATCTAGGCTATTTTAAATATGAATTAATTAAATCCACTTTATACCACTATATACAGGATAATCTCAAAACAATGTGTATAGCTTTTTTGACTTTTACACTAGATCAAGTATTACCAGAGAATGAAGAAAATTATGCCATTTATAATTGTTTAGATATTTTTATCAATTCAATACAAATTAAGGATATTAACTGGCAGACAAAATATCTTAGATTAGAATTAACTCTACTATCAGAACTAGGATTCGGATTAGATCTATCACGATGTACTGTAAATAATACAAATGAGAATTTAACTTTTATTTCTCCAAAAACTGGAAAAGCAATATCGAAAATTGTTGGATTACCGTATAAAAAAAATCTATTACCCTTACCACGATTATTACATGACGTGTATAATAACTGTGCATACAAATTCTCTAAAACAGAGTTCAAATCAAGCTTAAATGTATTAGGATATTTTTTTAAAAAACACTTTCTTATAAAACAAAACACAATTTTAATAAAATATAGAGAAGAAATAATAAAACTTATAGATTTACAAGATTAA
- the cgtA gene encoding Obg family GTPase CgtA — MSFIDEAKVYLKAGNGGNGCSSFRREKFIEFGGPDGGNGGNGGNIIFATSNHINTLLYFRYKQHIKAENGNPGSGKKKSGPSGKDIIIKVPIGTQLYDEDGILIADLNSENQKFIAAYGGKGGTGNANYKTSTNRAPRHFTLGEAGEEKYIILKLKIISDVGIIGLPNAGKSSFLASCTHSKTKIADYPFTTLEPHLGVAFIDNRELVLADIPGLIPGAHLGYGIGDKFLKHIERCSILLHIIDCTSNNIIDSYECIRKELILYNKELADKIEFIVLNKSDLLDKKEIKKKKQLLSQHTQKEIFVSSIKDNRYTILATLIQYINKNNDNAEPYIYDPFNI, encoded by the coding sequence ATGAGCTTTATTGATGAAGCAAAAGTATATTTAAAAGCAGGAAATGGCGGAAATGGTTGTAGTAGTTTTCGTCGTGAAAAATTTATTGAATTTGGCGGACCTGACGGTGGAAATGGAGGTAATGGTGGAAATATCATCTTTGCCACAAGTAATCATATTAACACGTTACTATATTTTAGATATAAACAACATATAAAAGCAGAAAATGGAAATCCAGGTTCTGGTAAAAAGAAATCTGGACCATCTGGAAAAGATATTATCATAAAAGTTCCTATAGGAACTCAACTATATGATGAAGATGGAATATTAATCGCCGACCTTAATTCAGAGAATCAAAAATTTATAGCAGCATATGGTGGTAAAGGTGGAACAGGGAATGCTAACTATAAAACATCTACTAATAGAGCACCTAGACATTTTACTCTTGGAGAAGCAGGAGAAGAAAAATACATTATATTAAAGTTAAAAATCATTTCAGATGTAGGAATCATAGGATTACCTAATGCAGGAAAGTCAAGCTTTTTAGCTTCATGCACTCATTCAAAAACAAAAATTGCTGATTATCCGTTTACAACCTTAGAACCACATTTAGGAGTGGCTTTTATTGACAATAGAGAATTAGTGTTAGCTGATATACCGGGATTAATCCCTGGAGCACATCTAGGATACGGCATAGGTGACAAATTTTTAAAACACATTGAAAGATGTTCTATATTATTACACATCATAGATTGTACCTCAAATAACATTATCGATTCATATGAATGCATTAGAAAAGAACTAATACTTTACAATAAAGAGCTGGCTGATAAAATAGAATTTATAGTATTAAATAAAAGCGATTTATTAGATAAAAAAGAAATTAAGAAAAAAAAGCAATTATTATCACAGCACACACAAAAAGAAATATTTGTATCATCGATAAAAGACAACCGCTACACTATTCTAGCTACTTTAATTCAATACATAAATAAAAATAACGATAATGCTGAACCATATATATATGATCCATTTAATATATGA
- the argS gene encoding arginine--tRNA ligase, producing the protein MNLINTIRNCIIEKLHILNDKKLIVIDDILLSKLIVDYPNNHDHGDLYTNAALILGNHVKKNPLDIAEILLCEFSNIKEISNISIVKPGFINFNISFCIWYEIIVSINMLKEDFANVNIGNGQKVNVEFVSANPTGPMHVGHARGAIFGDVLANLLEKVGYQVVREYYINDAGTQIDVLVESVYLRYKEAAGQDIVISSGLYPGLYLKKIGQLLYEKYGTDLLEMSSSNKMEIIRDVSLKYLMNLIKEDLALLGIKHDVFTSEAELLKNNVIEKCVRLLEDKQLIYYGVLDHPKGMENQNWKPRTQMLFKSTDFGDDVDRALQKVDGSWTYFASDIAYHFDKISRGFQHMILELGSDHIGYVKRLKAAVKALSNNNATIDIKLHNIVNFLDDGMQVKMSKRSGEFLSIRDVVEEVGRDVVRFIMLTRKSDVVLDFDFVKVVEQSKDNPIFYVQYAHARVYSLMRNVPNILEIEDTDFSVLSSKEEMLLIKLLAKWPHVVEISAKTAEPHRITFYLIEVAEAFHVLWGYGNKNANRRFIVDNDINLTSARIYLAKSVAYIISSGLKIFSILPLKEMH; encoded by the coding sequence ATGAACTTAATTAATACCATTAGAAATTGTATAATAGAAAAATTGCATATATTAAACGATAAGAAATTAATAGTAATAGATGATATTCTATTAAGTAAGTTAATAGTCGATTATCCTAATAATCATGATCATGGAGATTTATATACCAATGCAGCTTTAATTTTAGGTAATCATGTAAAAAAAAATCCACTAGATATAGCAGAAATTTTGCTGTGTGAATTTTCTAATATTAAGGAAATATCTAATATCAGTATTGTAAAGCCAGGTTTTATTAATTTTAATATTTCTTTTTGTATTTGGTATGAAATTATAGTTTCTATTAACATGTTAAAAGAGGATTTTGCTAATGTTAATATAGGAAACGGACAGAAAGTTAATGTAGAATTTGTTTCTGCTAATCCTACTGGCCCGATGCATGTTGGACATGCTCGTGGTGCTATATTTGGTGATGTATTAGCAAATTTATTGGAAAAGGTAGGATATCAAGTTGTTAGAGAATATTATATTAATGATGCTGGTACGCAAATAGATGTATTGGTTGAGTCTGTATATTTGAGATATAAAGAAGCTGCAGGTCAGGATATTGTGATAAGTAGTGGATTATATCCAGGATTGTATTTAAAAAAAATAGGACAGCTTCTATATGAAAAATATGGTACAGATTTATTAGAGATGAGCTCTAGTAATAAGATGGAGATTATACGTGATGTATCTCTCAAATACCTTATGAATCTTATAAAGGAAGACCTTGCATTATTGGGAATTAAGCATGATGTGTTTACCTCGGAGGCAGAGTTATTAAAAAATAATGTTATAGAAAAATGTGTGAGACTCTTAGAAGATAAACAATTGATATACTATGGGGTTTTGGATCACCCAAAAGGGATGGAGAATCAAAATTGGAAGCCTAGAACACAAATGTTGTTTAAGTCTACTGATTTTGGAGACGATGTAGATAGAGCTTTACAGAAAGTTGATGGTAGTTGGACTTATTTTGCAAGTGATATAGCATATCATTTTGATAAGATATCACGTGGTTTTCAGCATATGATTTTAGAATTAGGATCTGATCATATTGGTTATGTAAAAAGATTAAAAGCTGCAGTGAAGGCATTAAGTAATAATAATGCTACTATAGATATAAAGTTACATAATATTGTAAATTTCCTTGATGATGGTATGCAAGTCAAGATGTCGAAAAGATCTGGTGAGTTTCTAAGTATAAGAGATGTTGTGGAAGAGGTAGGTAGAGATGTAGTCAGATTTATAATGCTGACTCGTAAGAGTGATGTAGTTTTGGATTTTGATTTTGTTAAAGTTGTTGAACAATCTAAAGATAATCCAATATTTTATGTACAATATGCTCATGCCCGTGTTTATTCATTAATGCGCAATGTTCCAAACATTTTAGAAATAGAGGATACAGATTTTTCTGTATTATCTTCAAAAGAAGAAATGCTATTGATTAAGTTATTAGCAAAATGGCCGCACGTAGTTGAAATATCTGCAAAGACCGCAGAGCCACATAGGATAACTTTTTACTTAATAGAAGTTGCAGAAGCATTTCATGTGTTGTGGGGTTACGGAAATAAGAATGCAAACCGACGTTTTATTGTAGATAATGATATTAACCTTACATCTGCAAGAATATATTTAGCTAAATCTGTTGCGTACATTATTAGTAGTGGTTTAAAAATATTTTCTATACTTCCCTTGAAAGAAATGCACTGA
- a CDS encoding 5-formyltetrahydrofolate cyclo-ligase, with product MIIKGISDRKTELREKYRKLRKEVQGKKEASYSLLQNYINNVIIEETSIISGYIPIDGEIDVLPLMNHLMQQKHVVAVPVINQNSKILLFHQWNTVNSVIPNILIVPLIAFDKCLNRLGFGGGYYDSTISKLRPTCKVIGVAYDIQLCDVIPIESHDEILDIVITEKKIYKHM from the coding sequence ATGATTATTAAAGGTATTAGCGATAGGAAAACCGAATTGCGTGAAAAATATAGGAAATTAAGAAAGGAAGTACAAGGTAAAAAAGAGGCGTCTTATTCTTTGTTACAAAATTATATTAATAATGTAATAATAGAAGAAACATCTATAATTTCTGGATATATCCCTATAGATGGTGAAATTGATGTATTACCATTAATGAATCATTTAATGCAGCAAAAGCATGTCGTGGCAGTTCCTGTAATAAATCAAAATAGTAAAATATTATTATTTCATCAATGGAATACAGTTAATTCTGTTATTCCAAATATCTTAATAGTACCTCTTATTGCATTTGATAAATGTTTGAATAGATTGGGTTTTGGAGGTGGATATTATGACAGTACCATTTCTAAGTTAAGACCGACTTGTAAAGTTATAGGAGTTGCGTACGATATACAGTTGTGTGATGTAATACCTATTGAAAGTCATGATGAAATTTTAGATATAGTGATTACAGAAAAGAAAATTTATAAGCACATGTAA
- a CDS encoding RlmE family RNA methyltransferase, whose amino-acid sequence MSSTRWLHRQLNDPYVSLAKKHGYRSRSAFKLIEIDNKFSIFKKGQYVLDLGSSPGGWSQVAVQKVLHSNNNSVFAVDIQDMDRISNVIFIQCDIINDIELLNTKFHDKKFDVILSDMAPKACGNKQVDHANIINLCEISLDITIKFARENGVFITKILQGEYEKEFYQSMKAHFKYVKYFKPKASRKDSSEIYLVGLGFIKHSQYIQTEKI is encoded by the coding sequence ATTTCCTCTACACGGTGGTTGCATAGACAACTAAATGATCCTTATGTTTCACTAGCAAAAAAGCATGGTTACAGGTCTAGATCTGCATTTAAGTTGATAGAAATAGACAATAAGTTTTCTATATTTAAAAAAGGACAATACGTATTAGACCTCGGGTCATCTCCTGGTGGGTGGTCACAGGTTGCAGTTCAGAAGGTATTACATAGTAATAATAATTCAGTATTTGCCGTTGACATCCAAGACATGGATAGGATTTCTAATGTGATATTCATTCAGTGTGATATTATTAATGATATAGAGCTCTTAAATACTAAATTTCATGATAAAAAATTCGATGTAATATTGTCTGATATGGCACCAAAGGCCTGTGGAAATAAACAAGTTGATCATGCTAATATCATTAATTTATGTGAAATATCTCTTGACATTACTATAAAATTTGCACGTGAAAATGGGGTATTTATTACTAAAATCTTACAAGGAGAATATGAAAAAGAATTCTACCAATCAATGAAAGCTCATTTTAAATATGTAAAGTACTTTAAGCCAAAAGCAAGCAGAAAAGATTCATCAGAAATATATCTAGTAGGATTAGGATTTATAAAACATTCACAATATATTCAAACAGAGAAAATATAA
- the rsmH gene encoding 16S rRNA (cytosine(1402)-N(4))-methyltransferase RsmH: protein MHTPVLLKEMLDILDPQDGKIYVDATFGAGGYTRAILGFADCQVYAIDQDEYTNVFYEKLVHDFPGRIHFYVNKFSKIKQILHKAQLERVDGIVFDIGVSSMQLENANRGFSFSKDGPLDMRMSTSMSSIDASMFVNTASEAEIADVIYQYGGEKYSRRIAKAIVESRKKKAIKTTGELAFIVRSVISRSKNHSIDPATRTFQAIRIWVNKELEELEQGITDSADLLNPGGKIVVVSFHSLEDRIVKVIFKSLCNGNSITSSKLNMKFQLINKKVLRPSSEETLKNPRSRSAKLRAILKI, encoded by the coding sequence ATGCATACTCCAGTTTTATTAAAAGAAATGTTAGACATATTAGATCCTCAAGATGGGAAAATATATGTTGATGCAACATTTGGAGCGGGAGGATATACTAGAGCGATTTTGGGATTTGCGGATTGTCAGGTCTATGCTATTGATCAAGATGAATATACTAATGTTTTCTATGAGAAATTAGTTCATGATTTTCCAGGCAGAATACATTTTTATGTTAATAAGTTCAGTAAAATAAAACAAATTTTACATAAAGCTCAATTGGAAAGAGTTGATGGGATAGTATTTGACATAGGGGTTTCTTCTATGCAATTAGAAAATGCTAATCGTGGTTTTTCTTTTTCTAAAGATGGACCTCTTGATATGAGGATGAGTACTTCTATGAGTAGTATTGATGCGTCAATGTTTGTGAATACAGCTTCTGAAGCAGAGATAGCTGATGTTATATACCAATATGGAGGTGAAAAATACTCTCGTAGAATAGCAAAAGCTATTGTTGAATCAAGGAAAAAGAAAGCAATAAAAACTACAGGTGAGCTTGCATTTATAGTTAGATCTGTAATATCACGTAGTAAAAACCATAGTATTGATCCTGCAACAAGGACGTTTCAGGCAATTAGGATATGGGTTAATAAAGAATTGGAAGAATTAGAACAGGGGATAACTGATTCTGCTGATTTATTGAATCCAGGTGGAAAAATAGTAGTAGTTTCTTTTCATTCTTTGGAGGATAGAATTGTAAAAGTAATATTTAAATCATTGTGTAATGGAAATAGTATAACTTCATCAAAGTTAAATATGAAATTTCAATTAATTAATAAGAAAGTACTACGACCAAGTTCTGAGGAAACATTAAAAAATCCTAGGTCTAGATCTGCAAAGTTGAGAGCTATATTAAAAATATAA
- a CDS encoding 16S rRNA (uracil(1498)-N(3))-methyltransferase — MQKERKLNIRLYVTCTLRKCSIITLDNLASHYICHVMRATRFDKIKLFNGRDGEWIGEVFELSNNTKIRVNKLVREQIITKDLTLCFSIVKNTVLQNVIRQATEMGVTFMQPIYTKHIATSNINLDKCRKWSIEAAEQCGRLDIPYIASPINFTDLKNLKTSDNNFIICDETGKGDYPSEILKNKNNIYVIIGPEGGFSNDELNFAYSFCDGLSLGTTILRVDTAVVSALAYVNEYYGML, encoded by the coding sequence ATGCAAAAAGAAAGGAAGTTAAACATTAGATTATATGTAACTTGTACTCTTAGAAAATGTTCGATTATAACCTTGGATAATCTTGCTTCTCACTATATATGTCATGTAATGCGAGCTACAAGATTTGATAAGATAAAGCTATTTAATGGTCGGGATGGAGAATGGATAGGTGAAGTATTTGAATTGTCTAATAATACTAAAATTAGAGTAAATAAACTGGTTAGAGAGCAAATTATAACTAAAGATTTAACATTATGTTTTTCCATTGTAAAAAACACTGTGTTACAAAATGTAATTAGACAAGCTACAGAGATGGGAGTAACATTTATGCAGCCTATTTATACAAAACATATAGCAACGAGTAATATAAATTTAGATAAATGCAGAAAGTGGTCTATTGAAGCTGCTGAACAATGTGGAAGGCTTGATATTCCATATATTGCTTCTCCTATTAATTTTACTGATTTAAAAAATTTGAAGACTAGTGATAACAATTTTATAATTTGCGATGAAACAGGTAAAGGTGATTACCCATCAGAAATTCTAAAAAACAAAAATAATATTTATGTCATTATAGGGCCAGAAGGTGGTTTTTCAAATGATGAATTGAATTTTGCATATAGTTTTTGTGATGGTTTATCTTTAGGTACAACAATATTAAGAGTTGATACAGCAGTTGTTAGTGCGCTAGCTTATGTAAATGAATATTATGGTATGTTATAG
- a CDS encoding peroxiredoxin: MTVEIGDDAPYFKNLDTYKGNKNIVLYFYPKDDTPGCTREAKDFQEAMNDFADLSTVIIGVSKDNEKSHENFKKKHSLLFELISDENSELSEQYGVWVEKNMFGKSYMGIDRSTFLIDKHGKIRKIWRNVKVAGHVENVLEIIREIM, from the coding sequence ATGACAGTGGAAATAGGAGATGATGCACCATATTTTAAGAATCTTGATACCTATAAAGGTAATAAGAATATAGTATTATACTTTTATCCAAAAGATGATACTCCTGGTTGTACGAGAGAGGCAAAAGATTTTCAAGAAGCAATGAATGATTTTGCTGATTTAAGTACCGTTATAATTGGTGTGTCTAAGGATAATGAGAAATCTCATGAGAATTTTAAGAAGAAGCATAGTCTGTTATTCGAACTGATATCTGATGAAAATTCTGAGTTATCAGAGCAATATGGTGTTTGGGTGGAAAAGAATATGTTTGGAAAATCTTATATGGGTATAGACCGTTCTACATTTCTAATAGATAAACATGGAAAAATAAGAAAAATTTGGCGGAATGTAAAAGTTGCTGGACATGTTGAGAACGTTCTTGAGATAATAAGGGAGATAATGTAA
- the ileS gene encoding isoleucine--tRNA ligase: MTEYYSQSIGEPNFPSIEEDILKFWKENNIFKKSVDNRDENKRFIFYDGPPFANGLPHYGHLLTGFIKDTVARYKTMAGFKVERRFGWDCHGLPAEMLSEKELGISGKLAIEKFGIEKFNNHCRNSVMKFSKEWQQYVDRQARWVDFENDYKTMDLPFMESIMWSFHELWNKGLIYESIKIVPYSWACQTPLSNFETRMDNAYRQKTSKTVTVAFELLENPKFLIIENIKTYKILVWTTTPWTLPCNLALAISENIKYCGAIVNQEMFIFAEGYLKIFQEHCKKNKVEYQLYSKNISYINLENLHYKPLFEYFIDVENAFKILTADFVVEGEGTGIVHIAPGFGEDDFILCQKQGIPNVDRGTSNLLSIICPIDDGAKFTDKISDFANMHVFDTNDQIITILKQKNFYFKTDQYLHNYPHCWRTDTPLIYRAMSSWYVEVTKIKNRMLELNKTINWIPYHIRSGQFGKWIENAKDWAISRNRFWGTPLPVWKSDNPNYPRIDVYGSIKKVFDNVRALEEDFDISCINNLHRPYIDNLVRPNPDDPTGKSMMRRVNDVFDCWFESGSMPYAQLHYPFENKEFFKNYLPADFITEYIAQTRGWFYTLFILSTALFDKPPFTNCICHGVVLDTQGQKLSKRLNNYADPMELFKQYGSDAMRFLMLSHTVSYGGDLLLDKDGVMVRDVLRNVIKPIWNSYNFFTIYANIDKIKAEIIIDLNGVNNIMDRYIICECISTIQSIFNAMEELDKSSNNFGYNIKLACSNITQFFEILNNWYIRRCRTRFWSSEINQDKIDAYNTLYTVIYYIIKISAPFLPIITEAIWQKLNFQKEESVHLSSLPNMSNFILNDKDQQNTQYMKLTISICNYVLSIRNIHNIRVRQPLNKIVIYSYNCPDLLNLPIEYQNILLEEINVKSILFKSDISDVASFQLKLNFPELGKRIPDKVKSLISLLKNNKWEILENNQLLLGTKEAEHYIINNNEYTLTIKIHNDFACTINLDQKLLGIVLLDHELSDDLIMEGIARDIVRLIQHSRKDNKFNISDKIDVIIHTKDNIVQESIKMWSQYIIQQTLSMSLATCKELTDIQNITEYYKNTMKDREVSVFLKKSQI; encoded by the coding sequence ATGACAGAATATTACTCACAATCAATAGGAGAACCCAATTTCCCATCAATAGAAGAAGATATATTAAAATTTTGGAAAGAAAATAATATTTTCAAAAAATCTGTAGATAATCGAGACGAAAACAAAAGATTTATATTTTATGATGGACCACCATTTGCAAATGGATTGCCTCATTACGGGCATTTGCTCACTGGATTTATTAAAGATACTGTAGCTCGTTATAAAACAATGGCAGGATTCAAAGTTGAGAGAAGATTTGGGTGGGATTGCCATGGATTACCCGCTGAAATGTTATCAGAAAAAGAATTAGGAATATCAGGAAAGTTAGCAATTGAAAAATTTGGTATAGAAAAATTTAACAACCATTGCCGGAACTCTGTAATGAAATTTTCAAAAGAATGGCAACAATATGTAGACAGACAAGCACGATGGGTAGATTTTGAAAATGACTACAAAACCATGGATTTACCTTTTATGGAATCAATAATGTGGTCATTCCATGAATTATGGAACAAGGGATTAATATATGAATCCATAAAAATAGTACCATATAGTTGGGCATGTCAAACACCATTATCAAACTTTGAAACTAGGATGGACAATGCATACAGACAAAAAACAAGTAAAACTGTGACCGTAGCATTCGAATTATTAGAAAATCCTAAATTTCTCATAATAGAAAATATTAAAACCTATAAAATATTAGTTTGGACTACTACTCCATGGACTTTACCTTGTAACCTTGCTTTAGCTATAAGCGAAAATATTAAATACTGTGGAGCTATTGTCAATCAAGAGATGTTTATTTTTGCTGAAGGATATTTAAAAATCTTTCAAGAGCATTGCAAAAAAAATAAAGTAGAATACCAATTATATAGCAAAAATATTTCGTATATTAATTTAGAAAATTTGCATTATAAACCTCTATTTGAATATTTCATTGACGTTGAAAATGCATTTAAAATTCTAACAGCAGACTTTGTAGTAGAAGGAGAAGGCACTGGAATAGTACATATTGCCCCAGGGTTCGGAGAAGATGACTTTATCTTGTGTCAAAAGCAAGGCATTCCAAATGTTGATAGAGGTACGTCTAATTTATTATCAATCATTTGTCCTATAGATGACGGAGCAAAGTTTACTGATAAGATTTCAGATTTTGCAAACATGCATGTATTTGATACAAATGATCAAATTATTACTATATTAAAACAAAAAAATTTTTATTTTAAGACAGATCAATATTTACATAATTACCCACACTGTTGGCGTACAGATACTCCACTAATATATAGAGCAATGTCATCTTGGTACGTTGAAGTTACAAAAATAAAAAACAGGATGCTAGAACTTAACAAAACCATAAATTGGATTCCTTATCACATACGCAGCGGACAATTTGGCAAATGGATTGAAAACGCTAAAGATTGGGCAATATCCCGTAATAGATTTTGGGGCACTCCTTTGCCAGTCTGGAAATCAGACAATCCTAATTACCCAAGAATCGATGTATATGGGTCAATAAAAAAAGTATTTGACAATGTAAGAGCACTAGAAGAAGACTTTGATATATCATGTATAAACAATTTACACCGTCCATATATCGATAATTTAGTACGCCCTAATCCAGATGATCCAACTGGAAAATCAATGATGAGACGTGTTAATGACGTATTTGATTGCTGGTTTGAATCTGGATCAATGCCTTATGCACAACTGCATTATCCATTTGAAAACAAAGAATTCTTCAAGAACTATTTACCAGCAGACTTTATTACTGAATATATAGCACAAACCAGAGGATGGTTTTACACATTATTTATATTATCCACAGCATTATTTGATAAGCCTCCATTTACAAATTGCATATGTCATGGCGTAGTATTAGATACTCAAGGACAAAAATTATCTAAAAGACTTAATAATTATGCTGATCCAATGGAACTATTTAAGCAATATGGCTCAGATGCCATGCGATTCCTAATGTTATCACATACAGTATCCTACGGTGGAGATCTATTACTAGACAAAGACGGAGTAATGGTAAGAGACGTACTCCGTAATGTGATAAAACCAATATGGAATAGTTATAATTTCTTTACTATTTATGCAAATATAGACAAAATAAAAGCAGAAATTATTATAGATCTCAATGGAGTAAATAACATTATGGATAGATACATAATATGTGAATGTATCAGTACTATACAGTCCATATTTAATGCTATGGAAGAATTAGATAAATCTTCTAATAATTTTGGATATAACATAAAATTAGCATGTAGCAACATCACTCAGTTTTTTGAAATATTAAACAATTGGTATATTAGAAGATGTAGAACCCGATTTTGGTCATCAGAAATCAATCAAGATAAAATAGATGCTTATAATACATTATATACCGTTATATATTACATAATAAAAATTTCTGCCCCATTTCTACCTATCATTACTGAGGCAATCTGGCAAAAACTAAACTTCCAAAAGGAAGAGTCTGTACATTTATCATCACTGCCAAATATGAGCAATTTCATATTGAATGATAAAGATCAACAAAATACCCAATACATGAAGCTAACAATAAGTATATGTAATTATGTGTTATCTATCAGAAATATCCATAACATTAGAGTTAGACAACCTCTTAATAAAATTGTTATATACAGTTACAATTGCCCGGATTTACTTAATTTGCCTATAGAATACCAAAATATTTTATTAGAAGAAATAAATGTAAAAAGCATATTATTCAAATCTGATATATCTGATGTAGCATCGTTTCAATTAAAGTTAAATTTCCCAGAACTTGGAAAAAGAATACCCGATAAAGTCAAATCCTTAATATCTTTACTAAAAAATAATAAGTGGGAAATACTAGAAAATAACCAATTACTTCTTGGTACAAAAGAAGCAGAACATTATATCATAAATAATAACGAATATACTTTAACTATCAAAATTCACAATGACTTTGCATGCACTATTAATTTAGATCAAAAATTACTTGGTATAGTGTTACTAGATCATGAACTTTCTGATGATTTAATAATGGAAGGTATCGCAAGAGATATAGTAAGACTAATACAACACTCTAGAAAAGATAATAAATTCAATATCTCTGATAAAATTGACGTCATCATACATACAAAAGATAATATAGTACAAGAATCTATTAAGATGTGGTCTCAATATATAATTCAACAAACTTTATCTATGTCATTGGCTACGTGCAAAGAGCTTACAGATATTCAAAACATTACAGAATACTATAAAAATACAATGAAAGACAGGGAGGTGTCTGTGTTTTTAAAAAAATCACAGATTTAA